From Tursiops truncatus isolate mTurTru1 chromosome 13, mTurTru1.mat.Y, whole genome shotgun sequence:
ATGTTAGGTTAGGTTAGGTTAGGTTACTATGTTATACATAgttatgtatgttttaattaTGGAACCAATGTGCTTTTAACAATAAGTTACAATATAGCTACATTGGAGAAATGGGAGAGGGGAAGAagatttaagagagaaaataaccATCTACCATGGCAGGAAGTCAGCAGATAAAGTCTAAAATTGTTGAATCAAGAAATAGCAgaatatgcttatttatttagaaatctaACAGTAAATGCCAAAACTATCAAAAGAGTGAACAGTCCCCTCAGAAGGGTAGAAGAGTGCTTTGCAGAAGAGGTAAGAGGGATTGTTTTTGTCATAAAACTTTTAACTCTATTTCACCTTACGCTATGTGCATAAAAtattctcataaaaataaaaatgaatttcatttcattttggattGGAAGTACTATTATCAAAGAAAAAGCAGTACCTAAAAAAACCACAGTAGAATATAGTTCTACCCATCCTTTACGGAGAGCTTCTCTAaagtttttataatttgaaaCACACTAAAAGAGATACtacattttacttttgaaaatgagaaaattagaaCTCCCAGTGGGAGGTACCTTGATGCTAACAGGACAGCTGAGAGCTTGAAATTACAGCCCTTTTGCTGCGACCTCCTGACAGTGGCTGTGGGTGCCTGCGTGGTGAGGAGCAGTACAGGCTGTGGTCCGGCCGGGGGCCCCGGATGGCGGGACAGTCTAGTTGCAGCCCAAGGGCAGAGCATGCGGCTATCCCCACCAATTCTAACTGTCCCTGTGTCGCCCCGACTCTAGCATGTGCAGATCCGTGACAGGGATAAGACACGGACACACGTCAACTGCCTCTGAGGTGACAACTGGTGGCCAGATGTGTGTGAAGAGACCGGCAGTGGGACTGTGGATCAAGGGCGAGTGAGGGAAATGGGGTGTCCTCTGAAAAGAGACAAGCTCTTTAGTGAGACCCCGAGAGTCGGCAGGAGAGCTGGAGCTGAGGAAGGACAGATAAGGCCCCACAGCCGTCTGAGCAAACCCGACGCGGGTGGCAGAGCAGGTGCGTGGCTCAGCATGGAGTGGGCAGAGCGGCGGCCCGGCCTCCTCCCAGCAGGTCTGCTCCCCGGGCCTCGCTCCACGGGCGCCACCACCAGCTGGGCCTCCTGCCCTGTGTGATCATGACCGACAAGGCTGGCGGAGGCTGTGGCCCAGCAGCTCCCGCCTATCCCAACCCAGCCAGGACCGCACTCCAGActtgcttcttccttcttctcttccttttcctgctttttgatGGTTTTTTTTGGTGAGGCATCTGATTAAAAATTGAGGCAGTTTAGCTCTAGTTTATGAGGAAACAGAATGTGACAGAGTCCACAACTCAAAGTGACAGCatcacatacacaccacacacactccacacacaccatcaaacacacacatgcacatgcacaagCAGGACGCCCACAAGGTGGGCAGGCTCTCTGCATGAGGTCACCCTAGTGGTTCATCCAAGGAAGAAGGTCGTGATCCTGAGTTCAAGGTAAAGGTCCTGGCAAACTTAAGCATCACTGGCTTAAACAAAATCAACAGGAAGTTCTTAAAGGAGCCTGAGCCACGGGGCTCACGTCTGTTGACAGAGGCGCTGAGTGTGCACACATGCTACAGACAGACTGACCGACTGACCGACCGACGGTGGGAAGCAGGGCCCAGAGCAGCACAGCTCGGAAAGCCAAGAGTGAGAGGAGGTTCAAGGAAGGAGTAAGGAGTAAGGATTCCCTGAACAGAGGGAAGCAGAAGTACAGAGACGACTGCTGACCACACGAGTGTCAAATCCGCTCTGACACCCCAGCCACTTGGCCTAGGAAACCAAGGAGTGTTTGTGAAGCTCATGGAAATGCTGCAGATGGCTTCGGCCACAAAAAGCTACTGGCCAGTGAGGATGCACAGCTGGCAGCATGAGGGGAGGAGGGCTGCCTTCTCACCACAGCACTGACGCCCAGGCCTGGGGCACCTTCACAGGAACGTGGGTAGGTATTCTAGTCTTGCCCCCAATGAAAACTGCCCCCATAAGATCAGCCCTTCACACTGTCTGGACCTGCTCGTGAGAGCCTTCCTGCTGAGGACACACCAGTCCCAGGACACATGACCATGTGCTGAGAACAGCTTGAAGGAGAAGCTGAACTGCCCTCAGAGACGAGATAACAAACCTGAACATAAATCCTGCCACAAAACGAGTTGGTGCATTCAGAGGAGGATGAACCCAGTTAGGTTCTTCACTACACGGCTGGAGACCCCCATGCAGCTGTGTCTTGCAGACCCCCTCCCAGCACGCAGGCCATGCACACGGTGAGCGGGCACCAGATCCTCCCCAGGTTCAAGAATCCTGTAGTTACCGCCGCTCAGCACAAGGGGCGCTGCAGGCCTCGTTAGCTCAGGGCGCGTTCAGCATTTTCAATTATCCACTCAATAGCAGCCCACCCCTGGAGCAACACAGAAAGATTTCAACGTGGTGTCAGAAGTCCTGCCTGTCTCACTGCAGACAGCAGGCTATGCAGGTCACATAAATGCACAGGGACAGCCCCGCAGCTCTGCAGCAAATGCAGCCAAGACGTTCTGCAGGCAGCTTCTCAGCCCCAGAAATAAGGTGGCACCTGTTCTGCCTGAAATTGCCGCACCAGCTTGAGCTATGCTGAGTCCGCAACCTTCATGAGTGCCGTTACCTACTGAGGGCAGTGATGGGAGCATGGCCCCTCAGCCTCCTCCGTGAGTCACCCCTAACTTCTAGCTCCTGAACTGCATGCGGGGCCACCCGcctctccacctccatctcccccTCCGGTTCGCCCTCTGGCTTCTCCTCCATCTTCAGGCCACTGGCTGCCCCGGCATCCCCCAAACGTGTCTGGGATGCTGTCGGATGGCAACCACAGCTGGGGCAGCCGTGATTCTCCACAGGCCTCCAAAACAGCAACCCccaaataaagtgaaataaaagaccTTGATCTGGCCTCACTGAGTTTCCCCTGACTTTTCTCATAAAGGGCTGAGGCGAATGGTCTCACCCAGTGCTGCCTTCCTCCCAAAATATTCTTCAGCAAACACTCAGGCCTGCCCTAAGCCAGACCCCAGACACACAGAGTGAGTTGGTCAGGTTCTGTCCCCAGGGCTCGCAGAGTGGACGTGATGCGTGCTGCTCTGGGCAGGGGGCCTCCCCAACTTCCTTGAACTGAGCTGAGCTACTGCTGACCTTCCTCAAATCTGGATTTTTCTAAAAATAGGGCAGACTGGCTCTGTATTAGTGACTAGACCAATGAGCCTAAACGCAAGAATAAATGGCTCTTGGCCAAGCCGTGACCTGAGCGTGTAGGAAGGGAAGGACGGCTTAGGTGCCATCCCACTGGTCCCAGAATGAAGAATCTCTTCTGACCAAAAAGAacgagagagagaaggggagaggggagagtcgGGGTGGCGGCAGAAGGAGGATGGCAAGGGGAGCTGGGCAAACAGCCAGGCCCTGCTCTGGCACCCAGCACTGCCTGGGATGTGCCTCCCAAACACCCAAGCTCTTCCTGCCAACCCCACTGGAGAGGCCAGGGCTGACAGCCTCCTggtcatccctcccccactccctccacaAGGCTCGCTCCCAAATCCCACCAGCGCGAGAGGCAAAGGGAAACCCTGCACACGGAGAAGCTCAGCCAGAGCCACTCAATGCCGATTAAATATGAAACTGCTGAAAATCCCGAGTGTCCTGCCTGCCCACGCCAATACCTGTCCTGGAGGTGTGGGGTGTGTCTTGTTAACTGAGCCCAGATGGTTTGGCTCCTGAAAGGGGTGGCTGCCTTGCTGGCCTGTGTTCCCCCAGGCCTGGAGCCGTCCCCACCTGCCCACGGTCAGTAGGACCCCCGCTCATCGGGACCCCGAACAGCTAGAGATGGTACCTTCTTTGCGTTGGACGATATCGTGTTGGCCATCAAACTCTCCAGATAGCTGCCGAGGCTGATCCCCTTCACGGTGATGACGGCTTCTTGGGTGAGCACGGTCCTGCAGGAGAGCGAGAAATGAAGGGTCTGAGCAGCCGGCGGGTGGGGGgagcccccgccccaccccagcctTGGAGTTCAATGTCTGCTTACCTTCCTGGGTCCTCCGGGTGGGGTGTGTACACCAGCCTCTCGCTCACCGACACCCAGTTTGTGAGTGTGATCTTAAAACAGGAAACAATGGCTGTAGGTTctatttttcttgcatttcttcCCAGACCATCTGCCCCCACTCCTCCCATCCCCGAATCTGCACTTACTGGAGCCAGAGCAGAAGAAGCGCCAAGGCCCGCCAAGGCCCAGGAGGCACGGCCAAAGTACAGCCCAGGGACACCACTCCTGGCCGCTCCTGGGGACAGTCACCgccctccctccacaccccacccAAACCTGAGCCGGGCTCATTAGGTGTCATCATTGTATGTGCAATATTTTTATGCCAGGCTCTGTATTTAATAAacctcattttctttcattaatcCTCAGGACAATACGGTGACGTTTGCTCTTTTTTAGacaaggaaagtgaggctcagaacaGGTTGATCACTGACACCCGCAGCCATACACTGATTCCGTGATAACCAGGACGCAGGCATGCGGCTGTCCCGCCCAAAGCCCTTCCTTTCCACTAGACCTCCTACAACAGCAAGAACCGTCCCTCTTTACCGACAACTAAGCCTTCTTGAAGGAGGAAGAGTAATTTTCCAagtgaaggagaagagagaacaatATATAAACTGTCAGTAATGGCTGATGTGGACACACCCACCCGGCTCCCTGTGACTTTGCGGAAGGGCTGCCTGGGCTGAGTAAAGGGGGCCCCGGGCAGAGGTCCAGGCGGTAAACCAAGGAGCCTCCGCACACAGTGACACGACCCACAGGGTAAGGGGCCTGACATAAACCATGCTCCCAGGCCACCCGTTTTCCCCAACATGCTCTTTGAATGTGCATGAGGCCAATATCAATGGTTCTTCATTGTGAGACGTGAGAGAGGAGGCCAGGAGAAAAGTGGCTGTTTCAGTGGCTGCGAAGAGCCGAGTGTGCTGTTGGCGGGCAGGATGGAggctgggggggcagggaggcactGGGGAGGCGCACGGGGGCCCCGGGGCTGCCAGTCTGTCCCCTGGCCTGCCCACTGGTTACAAAGGTGTGTTCACATCATTATGTGTGTTCTTCTATACATTTTTATACTGGAATAAAAGACAAGTAAGATACTGCTAAATAAAGTCAGcctttctattaaaaataaaagatcactTAGACCAAAGGTgggctggaaaaaaaattaaatgaagacaTTACGCACCATCGTGGCCATTGCTTACATTGGTGGAACAgagctccattttctttcccacTGGATCCACAACAGAATGTTCTCTAATGTATGTCAAAGTCCTACTGGTTCccaaaatctgaaaaacaaagcaaaaccagcaTAGTGACGTGTTAGAAACTCCACCTTATATCCTAGAACACCGACCGCCATTTCCCATCCGCTACCCATCTCTTCAACCAGGGATGCAGGTGTGGCTGCAGCAGCACCTCTAGCTCCTCCAGGTGCCTCTGTCCAGCAGGTGGGACGGACACACGAATCAGGGACATAGGGACCAGTGCTTAGACAGAGGAGAAAGCAGGGCAGGAACTGGGGTGCTGAGGTCAAGGTTGAGGACAAGGTCCGGCTGGTGAGTCAGCTGTGGACCgaccctgacccccaccccccgggcCCCCCTGTGTGGAGCCAACTCTGGGGTTCAGGCCACACCAAGCAGGATgatgaggctggggtggggggactgggtgtggggaaggggtgggggaccGGGGGTCATGGGGTTTTGGGGGTCCTGTGGGCAGTGTCCCCACTGCAGGTGGGTCAGGGGATGTGTTGAACACTCAGGTGGACGATTAACTCAATTCACAGAGAAACAAACCATCTCTGGGGCTTCCCAGAAATCCCAAATGGGAAGGTTGTCATTCCCTGCATATGGGTGCCAGCTGGGCTGGCGGATGTAGACAGCTGTGTGAGTGTAGCTGGGGGTCATGCAGGTGCAGCCGGGCTCCACTGAGGGCTCACCGCTCTCACGAGGCTGGGCAGCCCCCACTCGGTGCTGAGGAGGCAGTGGCTGTGAAGCCGGCCCCGGCTGTCCACACTGCGCTCCAGCACGTCGACGCCCACGACACTGGGGTTCATGGGATTCGGGTACTTCCTCATGGCAGCCTTGATGACTGTGTCCCACGGGTGGCTGGAGGAAAACGCAACCAACAGCATGAGCAGACAGTGGGTCCAAAGTCAGGTCAACCCTGTTCTTCAAGCTTTGTTCCAACAAATACACCTGAGGAGTTGGGCTCTGGACCCAGATCCTGGATCGCTGATCCCCCGGGCAAccagggggcgggcggggggcacAGACCAGACTCAGGCCTGGCCATCCCAGCTTGGCTAAgggccccctccttccccagccctgcagaGCCTAAAGAGGCAGAACCCTTTGGTCTGGGGCTTCTGGGCAAGAGACAATGTCCCTTTTCCCTGTCTGTCACCACCTCCCGTGCTGCTCTGTGGGCTGCAAGGCCGGGGGGCCAGGGCTCATTCCTGCCTCCACCTGGTCGCAGTAACTGTGGGGGCCCTTTTGCTGACTGCCCGCCTCACCCCTGCAGCCCACCACAGGCCAAAGCAGCACACCTGCCCAACACGGATCACCCACAGCTGCTGCCCAGCTATGAGGTCCTGAAGCAACTACTTTGTTCCAGCTTCTAAGCAGTATGTGACTTGAAATGGCTACATAtgttttctgattattaaaaattgtatttgaaattttgaaaaataacacaggatgaggaaaataaaaatccacaATTTCACTATCTGGAGACAAGTCTGTGCAGGCGTCCTGTAGAcgccacccctcccctctggccctGAGCCCTGGAGTGAGGGGTGGACACCGGTGTCCCTGTTTGTTTCCTGCCATCAGAGACCACACAGCTGCCCCTGCTCCCCAGAGCTCTGTGCCTGTTGAGGCCGGCAGCCCTAAAGGCATCCAAGGGCTCAGAGTCCGGGGTACTCAGGGTGGACCTTCCCCAGGCGCTGCTGTCCTGGTTTTTCCTTCAGGATGCGCGCCCAGGTGCATCCCCACAGAGGTGAGTGCGTCTCAACAACACCGTTGTTTCCCCATACGTACCCACACAGGTTTGAGCGGCATGTACAGACAGCCCAGACCCAAGACCTAGagacatgcatgcatgcacagacATCCACACGCTCAGAAATTAAACTGGGATCATGCTCCTTACATGCACTGATTACTGCTTTTTATATGTAACAGACGAACATTTTCCTGCATTATGAAGCTATTTTCAGAAATACGACTCTAAGTAGCTGCACAACAGGCCACCCTGTGGACAGTGGTGTAACCAGACCCCTCTGGCagattattatgtttttaatctagtttttatttgtattactttCATCATCATTTAATCCTGGAAaccttacatttcttttttttagtatattttttgaattttatttatttttttatacagcaggttcttattagtcatccattttatacatattagtgtatatatgttaatcccaatctcccaattcatcacaccaccaccaccccccgccactttccccccttggtgtccatacatttgttctctacagccgtgtctctctttctgccctgcaaactggttcatctgtaccatttttctaggttccacatatatgcattaatatacgagatttgtttttctctttctgacttacttcactctgtatgacagtctgtagattcatccacgtctctacaaatgacccaatttcgttcccttttatggctgagtaatattccattgtacatatgtaccacatcttctttatccattcgtctcttgctgggcatttaggttgcttccatgacccggctgttgtaaatagtgctgcaatgaacactggagtgcatttgtctttttgaaatatggttttctctggctatatacccagtagtgtgattgctgggtcatatgctaattctatttttagtttttgaaggaacctccatactgttctgcatagtggctgtatcaatttacattcccaccaacagtgcaagagggttcccttttctccacaccctcttcagcattagttgtttgtagattttctgatgatgcccattctaactggtgtgaggtgagatacctcattgtagtttagatttgcatttctctaataattagtgatgttgagcagcttttcacgtgcttcttggccatttgtacgtcttctttggagaaatgtctatttaggtcttctgcccattttcttattgggttgtttgttttattaatattgagctgcatgagctgtttatatattttggagattaatcctttgtccgttgattcgtttgcaaatattttctcccattctgaaggttgtcttttcgtcttgtttgtagtttcctttgctttgcaaaagcttttaagtttcattaggtccaatttgtttatttttgcttttatttccattactctaggaggtgggtcaaaaaagatcttgctgtcatttatgtcaaagagtgttcttcctatgttttcctctaagagttttatagagtctggtcttacatttaggtttctaatccactttgagtttacttttgtgtatggtgttagggagtgttctaatttcattcttttacctgtacctgtccagttttcccagcatcacttattgaagagcctgtcttttctccattgtatacccttgcctactttgtcatagattacttgactataggtgtgtggatattatctctgggctttctatcctgttttattgatctatatttctgttttgtgccagtaccatattgtcttgattactatagctttgtagtagtctgaagtcacggagtctgattcctccagctctgtctttttccctcaagactgttatggctattcggggtcttttgtgtctccatacaaattttaagacttttggttctagttctgtaaaaaactccattggtaatttgatagggattgcactgaatctgtagattgctttgggtagtataggcattttcacaatactgattcttccaatgcaagaacatggtatatctctccatctgtttgtattatctttaatttttctcatcagtgtcttctagttttctgcacacaggtcctttgtctcccaggtaggtttattcctaggtactttattctttttgttgcaatggtaaatgggagggtttccttaatttctctttcagatttttcatcattagtgtataggaattcaagagatttctatgcattaattttgtatcctgctacattaccaaattcattgattagctctagtacttttctggtggcatctttgggattctctacatatagtatcatgtcatctgcaaacagtgacaattttacttcttttccgatttggattccttttttttcttttccttctctgattgctgtggctaaaacatgcaaaactatgttgaataacagcggcgaaggtggacatccttgtcttgttcccaatcttagaggaaataatttcagtttttcaccattgagaatgatatttgctgtgggtttgtcgtatatggccttgattatgttgaggtaggttccctctatgcccactttctggagagtttttatcataaatgggtgttgaattttgtcaaatgctttttctgcatctattgagatgatcatatggtttttattcttcaatttgctaatatggtgtatcacattgattgatttgcatatattgaagaatccttgcatcccggggataaatcccacttgatcatggggtatgatccttttaatgtgttgttggattctgtttgctagtattttgttgagcttttttgtgtctatgtccatcagtgatattggtctgtaattttctatttttgtagtattttgtctggttttggtatcagggtgatggtggcctcatagaatgagtttgggagtgttccttcctctgcaattttttggaagagtttgagaaggatgggtgttagctcttctctaaatgtttgacagaattcatctgtgaagccatctggtcccagacttttgtttgttggaagatttttaatcacagtttcaatttcattacttgtgattggtctgttcatattttctatttcttcctgcttcattcttggaaggtaatacctttctaagaatttgtccatttcttccacgttgtccattttattggcatagagctacttgtagtagtctcttaggatgctttgtatttctgcagtgtctggtgtaacttctttttcatttctaattttattgatttgagtcctctccctctttttcttgatgagtctggctaatggtctatcaattttgtttatcttctcaaagaaccagcttttagttttattgatctttgctactgttttctttgggtttttttcatttatttctgctctgatctttatgatttctttccttctactaactttgggttttgcctgttcttctttctctagttcctttaggtgtaaggttagattgtttgagatttttgtttcttgaggtaggcttgtattgctataaacttccctcttagaactgcttttgctgcatcccataggttttggatcatcgtgttttcactgtcattggtctctgggtattttctgatttcctctttgatttcttaaatgatctcttggttatttagtaacgtattgtttagtctccatgttttttacgtttttttccctgtaattgatttctaatctcatagtgttgtggtcagaaaagatgcttgatatgatttcaattttcttaaatttaccgaggcttgatttgtgacccaagatgtgatctatcctggagaatgttccatgtg
This genomic window contains:
- the PRELID3A gene encoding PRELI domain containing protein 3A isoform X3 codes for the protein MRVWSSEHVFGHPWDTVIKAAMRKYPNPMNPSVVGVDVLERSVDSRGRLHSHCLLSTEWGLPSLVRAILGTSRTLTYIREHSVVDPVGKKMELCSTNVSNGHDDHTHKLGVGEREAGVHTPPGGPRKDRAHPRSRHHREGDQPRQLSGEFDGQHDIVQRKEDASPKKTIKKQEKEEKKEEASLECGPGWVGIGGSCWATASASLVGHDHTGQEAQLVVAPVERGPGSRPAGRRPGRRSAHSMLSHAPALPPASGLLRRLWGLICPSSAPALLPTLGVSLKSLSLFRGHPISLTRP
- the PRELID3A gene encoding PRELI domain containing protein 3A isoform X7 yields the protein MGGRPVPTRPLPKRPTHRVHTPRPPRSGASRAWSFPGPGAPRAGLCVGDDEGLELGACVRVSRLRPHHPWDTVIKAAMRKYPNPMNPSVVGVDVLERSVDSRGRLHSHCLLSTEWGLPSLVRAILGTSRTLTYIREHSVVDPVGKKMELCSTNITLTNWVSVSERLVYTPHPEDPGRTVLTQEAVITVKGISLGSYLESLMANTISSNAKKMPHQKKPSKSRKRKRRRKKQVWSAVLAGLG
- the PRELID3A gene encoding PRELI domain containing protein 3A isoform X1; amino-acid sequence: MGGRPVPTRPLPKRPTHRVHTPRPPRSGASRAWSFPGPGAPRAGLCVGDDEGLELGACVRVSRLRPHHPWDTVIKAAMRKYPNPMNPSVVGVDVLERSVDSRGRLHSHCLLSTEWGLPSLVRAILGTSRTLTYIREHSVVDPVGKKMELCSTNVSNGHDDHTHKLGVGEREAGVHTPPGGPRKDRAHPRSRHHREGDQPRQLSGEFDGQHDIVQRKEDASPKKTIKKQEKEEKKEEASLECGPGWVGIGGSCWATASASLVGHDHTGQEAQLVVAPVERGPGSRPAGRRPGRRSAHSMLSHAPALPPASGLLRRLWGLICPSSAPALLPTLGVSLKSLSLFRGHPISLTRP
- the PRELID3A gene encoding PRELI domain containing protein 3A isoform X5, which codes for MRKYPNPMNPSVVGVDVLERSVDSRGRLHSHCLLSTEWGLPSLVRAILGTSRTLTYIREHSVVDPVGKKMELCSTNVSNGHDDHTHKLGVGEREAGVHTPPGGPRKDRAHPRSRHHREGDQPRQLSGEFDGQHDIVQRKEDASPKKTIKKQEKEEKKEEASLECGPGWVGIGGSCWATASASLVGHDHTGQEAQLVVAPVERGPGSRPAGRRPGRRSAHSMLSHAPALPPASGLLRRLWGLICPSSAPALLPTLGVSLKSLSLFRGHPISLTRP
- the PRELID3A gene encoding PRELI domain containing protein 3A isoform X4, with product MGGRPVPTRPLPKRPTHRVHTPRPPRSGASRAWSFPGPGAPRAGLCVGDDEGLELGACVRVSRLRPHHPWDTVIKAAMRKYPNPMNPSVVGVDVLERSVDSRGRLHSHCLLSTEWGLPSLVRAILGTSRTLTYIREHSVVDPVGKKMELCSTNVSNGHDDHTHKLGVGEREAGVHTPPGGPRKDRAHPRSRHHREGDQPRQLSGEFDGQHDIVQRKEGLPHSGAAGDLRWRTRWRLTQRDLSSCPVHKAEPEPTACSSLTHTVRKPGLSFKVLRSCL
- the PRELID3A gene encoding PRELI domain containing protein 3A isoform X11; its protein translation is MELCSTNVSNGHDDHTHKLGVGEREAGVHTPPGGPRKDRAHPRSRHHREGDQPRQLSGEFDGQHDIVQRKEDASPKKTIKKQEKEEKKEEASLECGPGWVGIGGSCWATASASLVGHDHTGQEAQLVVAPVERGPGSRPAGRRPGRRSAHSMLSHAPALPPASGLLRRLWGLICPSSAPALLPTLGVSLKSLSLFRGHPISLTRP
- the PRELID3A gene encoding PRELI domain containing protein 3A isoform X8 — translated: MGGRPVPTRPLPKRPTHRVHTPRPPRSGASRAWSFPGPGAPRAGLCVGDDEGLELGACVRVSRLRPHHPWDTVIKAAMRKYPNPMNPSVVGVDVLERSVDSRGRLHSHCLLSTEWGLPSLVRAILGTSRTLTYIREHSVVDPVGKKMELCSTNITLTNWVSVSERLVYTPHPEDPGRTVLTQEAVITVKGISLGSYLESLMANTISSNAKKDCHILELQETSDGGHGGG
- the PRELID3A gene encoding PRELI domain containing protein 3A isoform X6 codes for the protein MGGRPVPTRPLPKRPTHRVHTPRPPRSGASRAWSFPGPGAPRAGLCVGDDEGLELGACVRVSRLRPHHPWDTVIKAAMRKYPNPMNPSVVGVDVLERSVDSRGRLHSHCLLSTEWGLPSLVRAILGTSRTLTYIREHSVVDPVGKKMELCSTNITLTNWVSVSERLVYTPHPEDPGRTVLTQEAVITVKGISLGSYLESLMANTISSNAKKAPCCRSYTAEVYLCRILLFLLFLPSDFLQLLHHVCLGI
- the PRELID3A gene encoding PRELI domain containing protein 3A isoform X10, with translation MGGRPVPTRPLPKRPTHRVHTPRPPRSGASRAWSFPGPGAPRAGLCVGDDEGLELGACVRVSRLRPHHPWDTVIKAAMRKYPNPMNPSVVGVDVLERSVDSRGRLHSHCLLSTEWGLPSLVRAILGTSRTLTYIREHSVVDPVGKKMELCSTNITLTNWVSVSERLVYTPHPEDPGRTVLTQEAVITVKGISLGSYLESLMANTISSNAKKGWEMNHQ
- the PRELID3A gene encoding PRELI domain containing protein 3A isoform X9 translates to MGGRPVPTRPLPKRPTHRVHTPRPPRSGASRAWSFPGPGAPRAGLCVGDDEGLELGACVRVSRLRPHHPWDTVIKAAMRKYPNPMNPSVVGVDVLERSVDSRGRLHSHCLLSTEWGLPSLVRAILGTSRTLTYIREHSVVDPVGKKMELCSTNITLTNWVSVSERLVYTPHPEDPGRTVLTQEAVITVKGISLGSYLESLMANTISSNAKKGWAAIEWIIENAERALS